Proteins encoded together in one Lathyrus oleraceus cultivar Zhongwan6 chromosome 5, CAAS_Psat_ZW6_1.0, whole genome shotgun sequence window:
- the LOC127085925 gene encoding uncharacterized protein LOC127085925 isoform X1, with protein sequence MKKKLDTRFPAARIKKIMQADEDVGKIALAVPVLVSKALELFLQDLCDRTYEITLQRGAKTMNALHLKHCVQSYNVFDFLRDIVSRVPDYGHGHGHPETGADDRTLPKRRKPAADDCNDSDEETKRSKMLELGHTGGTGRGRGRGRGRGRGRGARTAEKETLHQQVESEPCTSIHQSSKEAPDTNMAIDNGPEPKELSKENISVHDESTRSFRNIDLNANIQENEDRENTSTATPQASLPEPAAITDMQHEEIPGWSLADVDKMAIDTLQLAANLGNRLDEEEEDYDEEEG encoded by the exons ATGAAGAAGAAGCTCGATACCCGTTTTCCTGCT GCTCGGATAAAGAAGATAATGCAAGCGGACGAGGACGTTGGAAAGATAGCACTAGCAGTCCCTGTTTTAGTTT CAAAAGCCTTGGAATTATTTCTGCAAGATCTTTGTGACCGCACTTATGAAATAACTCTACAGAGAGGAGCAAAGACCATGAATGCATTGCATTT GAAACATTGTGTACAAAGTTACAACGTCTTCGACTTTTTAAGAGACATCGTCAGCAGGGTTCCTGACTACGGGCACGGCCATGGCCATCCTGAGACTGGAGCTGATGACCGCACCCTTCCGAAGAGAAG GAAACCTGCTGCCGACGATTGCAATGACAGCGATGAAGAGACTAAGCGGAGTAAAATG CTAGAGTTGGGCCACACCGGCGGAACTGGTAGGGGAAGAGGGAGAGGTAGAGGAAGAGGCCGCGGTCGAGGAGCTCGAACCGCAGAGAAAGAGACCTTACATCAGCAGGTTGAATCTGAACCTTGCACCTCTATTCATCAAAGTAGCAAAGAAGCCCCTGATACAAATATGGCAATCGATAACGGTCCGGAACCAAAGGAGTTATCAAAGGAAAACATTTCAGTTCACGACGAAAGCACTCGATCTTTCCGAAACATCGATTTAAATGCCAATATACAAGAAAACGAGGACAGAGAGAATACAAGCACGGCCACTCCTCAGGCCTCGTTGCCTGAACCCGCTGCAATAACGGATATGCAACATGAAGAAATTCCAGGTTGGTCCCTTGCTGATGTCGACAAGATGGCGATCGACACGTTACAGCTCGCAGCGAATCTCGGTAATAGACTAGACGAGGAGGAGGAAGATTATGATGAGGAGGAAGGGTAA
- the LOC127085924 gene encoding disease resistance protein RPM1 yields the protein MAETTVSFVLEQLYKLALEEGTLLTGVHKDFDDIKDELESIHAFLKDADAKASDDGGGGGGGGGSNEGVKTWVKQLREVSFRIEDIIDYYSMYLAQRVEHSGSGCMVSLKMVRRRHRIASEMKDIKLSIGGIKERSVRYEFKAESGAGCSRGTTQSESFGDPRMASLYIEETQVVGFESSRDELVRCLVEGTNELVLVSVVGMGGLGKTTLSNYVFNNQLVKKHFDCRSFITVSQAYTVRELLIDMVEKFCKDSNESIPKGLQKMDGNTLIYQVRQYLEAKRYLVFFDDVWKENFSDEIEHALISNNKGSRIIVTTRMMHVAEYFKKSFPVHVHKLQPLSPNKAWELFCNKAFRGQCPTELEDVSKEIVQKCGGLPLAIVAIGGLLSTKAKTIFEWEKVSRNLRMELDRNVHLTSLVKILSLSYDDLPYHLKSCMLYFGIYPEDYVIKRKRLTRQWMAEGFVKDEENRPLEEVAEEHMTQLIHRSLVQVSKVGFDGKVKSCQVHDLLREVVIRKMKDLSFCHIMQEDADHVTVGITRRFSIAANANNVLRSSSNKGIRAIFVFDKGELNEHCTSRAFSKFKLLKVLDFEKSLLNYVPDNLGSLFHLRYLNLSHTKVTVLPRSIGKLVNLETLDLRQTQVHELPKEINKLTKLRLLPAYYRKYEGHYSMLNFTTGVRMQEGIGCLTSLQKLYFLEADHGGIGLIQELKKLRQLRKLGIRRVRGEYDNALCATIQEMKHLESLNISAINEEEILDLDFVWTPPNLKVLNLKGRLTNLPNWIPKLKYLVKLRLGLSNFEHDPLDSLKNLPNLLRLNLWDDAFAGENLHFKVGGFPKMKELDLTRLNKLSSITIEKGALLGLHHFRFNNNPQLKVVPQDLQYLENLQFLGFADMPSELVESIDPNKKGDCHWIIKHVPLVLIRQKKGSRFHDYELYPIPTISIV from the coding sequence ATGGCAGAAACTACAGTGTCATTTGTTTTAGAGCAGCTCTACAAACTTGCATTAGAAGAAGGAACTTTGCTGACAGGAGTGCACAAAGACTTTGATGACATCAAAGATGAGCTTGAGAGCATCCATGCCTTCCTCAAGGATGCAGATGCAAAGGCTTCTGATGATGgtggaggaggaggaggaggaggagggtCTAATGAAGGAGTCAAAACTTGGGTGAAGCAGCTGAGAGAAGTATCTTTTCGCATAGAAGATATCATTGATTACTATAGCATGTATTTGGCACAAAGGGTCGAACATTCGGGTTCTGGATGCATGGTCTCGCTCAAAATGGTGAGGCGAAGACATCGAATTGCTTCTGAGATGAAAGATATCAAGTTATCAATTGGTGGAATCAAAGAAAGAAGTGTGAGGTATGAGTTTAAGGCTGAAAGCGGAGCAGGATGCTCTAGAGGGACTACTCAAAGTGAAAGTTTTGGTGATCCTCGAATGGCTTCGCTTTATATTGAAGAGACTCAAGTTGTTGGGTTTGAGTCATCAAGAGATGAATTGGTGAGATGTTTGGTGGAAGGAACCAATGAACTCGTGTTGGTTTCGGTGGTTGGCATGGGAGGACTCGGAAAAACAACTCTTTCTAACTATGTTTTTAATAACCAGCTCGTAAAAAAACACTTTGATTGTAGATCTTTCATCACAGTTTCTCAAGCTTATACTGTAAGGGAGTTGTTGATTGATATGGTAGAGAAATTTTGTAAGGACAGCAATGAGTCTATTCCAAAGGGTCTGCAGAAGATGGATGGCAACACATTGATTTATCAAGTAAGGCAATACCTTGAAGCAAAACGGTACTTAGTATTTTTCGATGATGTTTGGAAAGAAAATTTTTCTGATGAGATTGAACATGCCTTAATTAGTAATAACAAAGGAAGTAGAATCATTGTGACCACTAGAATGATGCATGTTGCTGAATATTTTAAGAAATCTTTTCCTGTTCATGTTCACAAGCTACAACCTTTGTCTCCAAACAAAGCATGGGAACTGTTTTGCAACAAGGCATTTAGAGGGCAGTGTCCAACAGAACTTGAGGATGTATCGAAAGAAATTGTTCAAAAATGTGGAGGGCTACCTCTAGCAATTGTGGCCATCGGCGGTCTTTTGTCAACAAAAGCCAAAACCATTTTTGAGTGGGAAAAGGTGAGTCGAAATTTGAGAATGGAGTTAGATCGCAACGTGCATTTAACTAGTCTAGTCAAGATTTTATCGCTTAGTTATGATGACTTGCCTTACCATTTGAAATCATGCATGCTATATTTTGGTATATATCCTGAGGACTACGTCATCAAACGCAAAAGACTTACTCGACAATGGATGGCTGAAGGGTTTGTAAAGGATGAGGAGAATAGGCCATTGGAGGAAGTTGCTGAAGAGCACATGACACAGTTGATACATAGAAGTTTGGTTCAAGTTTCCAAAGTTGGTTTTGATGGGAAAGTGAAAAGTTGTCAAGTCCATGATTTGTTGCGCGAAGTGGTTATCAGAAAAATGAAAGATTTAAGCTTTTGCCATATAATGCAAGAAGATGCTGACCATGTCACAGTTGGAATAACTAGGCGCTTTTCGATAGCAGCTAATGCTAACAATGTGTTGAGAAGCTCTAGTAACAAGGGAATTCGCGCtatttttgtttttgacaaaGGAGAACTGAATGAACATTGCACGAGCCGAGCATTTTCCAAGTTCAAGCTTTTGAAAGTACTTGATTTTGAGAAATCTCTGTTGAATTATGTTCCTGATAACTTGGGGAGCCTTTTCCACCTAAGGTACTTGAACCTGAGTCATACAAAAGTTACAGTTCTTCCTAGATCCATCGGAAAACTCGTGAACTTAGAAACCTTGGATTTGAGGCAAACTCAAGTGCATGAGTTACCAAAAGAGATAAACAAGCTCACAAAGCTAAGGCTTCTTCCGGCTTATTATAGAAAATACGAAGGGCATTATTCTATGTTGAACTTTACAACGGGTGTGCGAATGCAAGAGGGTATCGGGTGCTTGACATCTTTACAAAAACTATACTTTTTGGAAGCAGATCATGGTGGAATAGGCCTTATCCAAGAGCTCAAAAAGTTGAGACAGTTACGAAAGTTAGGCATAAGGCGTGTCCGGGGAGAATATGATAATGCATTATGCGCTACAATACAAGAGATGAAGCACCTTGAATCTCTAAATATTTCTGCTATAAATGAAGAGGAAATTCTCGACTTGGATTTTGTATGGACTCCACCTAATCTTAAAGTGCTCAACTTGAAAGGTAGATTAACAAACTTGCCTAATTGGATTCCAAAACTCAAGTACCTTGTGAAGCTAAGGCTTGGTTTATCTAACTTTGAACATGATCCACTAGACTCTTTGAAGAATTTGCCAAATTTGTTGAGGTTGAATTTGTGGGATGATGCATTTGCCGGTGAAAATTTGCATTTTAAAGTTGGAGGGTTTCCTAAGATGAAGGAGCTTGATCTCACTAGATTGAATAAACTAAGTTCCATCACTATAGAAAAGGGAGCTTTACTCGGTCTTCATCATTTCAGATTTAACAACAACCCTCAATTGAAGGTGGTTCCGCAAGATCTTCAATACTTGGAAAACCTTCAATTCCTTGGATTTGCTGATATGCCATCTGAATTGGTTGAAAGCATTGATCCAAACAAAAAGGGTGATTGTCATTGGATAATCAAGCATGTTCCGCTAGTACTCATTCGGCAGAAAAAAGGATCAAGATTTCATGACTATGAGTTGTATCCTATTCCTACTATATCTATTGTCTGA
- the LOC127085925 gene encoding uncharacterized protein LOC127085925 isoform X2, translating into MQADEDVGKIALAVPVLVSKALELFLQDLCDRTYEITLQRGAKTMNALHLKHCVQSYNVFDFLRDIVSRVPDYGHGHGHPETGADDRTLPKRRKPAADDCNDSDEETKRSKMLELGHTGGTGRGRGRGRGRGRGRGARTAEKETLHQQVESEPCTSIHQSSKEAPDTNMAIDNGPEPKELSKENISVHDESTRSFRNIDLNANIQENEDRENTSTATPQASLPEPAAITDMQHEEIPGWSLADVDKMAIDTLQLAANLGNRLDEEEEDYDEEEG; encoded by the exons ATGCAAGCGGACGAGGACGTTGGAAAGATAGCACTAGCAGTCCCTGTTTTAGTTT CAAAAGCCTTGGAATTATTTCTGCAAGATCTTTGTGACCGCACTTATGAAATAACTCTACAGAGAGGAGCAAAGACCATGAATGCATTGCATTT GAAACATTGTGTACAAAGTTACAACGTCTTCGACTTTTTAAGAGACATCGTCAGCAGGGTTCCTGACTACGGGCACGGCCATGGCCATCCTGAGACTGGAGCTGATGACCGCACCCTTCCGAAGAGAAG GAAACCTGCTGCCGACGATTGCAATGACAGCGATGAAGAGACTAAGCGGAGTAAAATG CTAGAGTTGGGCCACACCGGCGGAACTGGTAGGGGAAGAGGGAGAGGTAGAGGAAGAGGCCGCGGTCGAGGAGCTCGAACCGCAGAGAAAGAGACCTTACATCAGCAGGTTGAATCTGAACCTTGCACCTCTATTCATCAAAGTAGCAAAGAAGCCCCTGATACAAATATGGCAATCGATAACGGTCCGGAACCAAAGGAGTTATCAAAGGAAAACATTTCAGTTCACGACGAAAGCACTCGATCTTTCCGAAACATCGATTTAAATGCCAATATACAAGAAAACGAGGACAGAGAGAATACAAGCACGGCCACTCCTCAGGCCTCGTTGCCTGAACCCGCTGCAATAACGGATATGCAACATGAAGAAATTCCAGGTTGGTCCCTTGCTGATGTCGACAAGATGGCGATCGACACGTTACAGCTCGCAGCGAATCTCGGTAATAGACTAGACGAGGAGGAGGAAGATTATGATGAGGAGGAAGGGTAA